The Triplophysa dalaica isolate WHDGS20190420 chromosome 5, ASM1584641v1, whole genome shotgun sequence genome window below encodes:
- the cdkn1d gene encoding cyclin-dependent kinase inhibitor 1D, giving the protein MSVTQAECDFEALEEQVDIKPQVAVVRRNLFGPVDHQQLQQDFQRLFCMSVEVAKERWNFDFQRDQPAPGSIEWEELPCQDVPAFYRSCVVRAGMARFRGGSPATTATEKHVELRSKDKLRGTKPETRMTASLRVKRKQANITDFFRVTKKRLLHHKNS; this is encoded by the exons ATGTCTGTGACACAAGCCGAGTGTGATTTTGAGGCACTGGAGGAGCAGGTGGACATTAAACCTCAGGTGGCAGTGGTCCGTCGGAACCTCTTTGGTCCCGTAGACCATCAGCAGTTGCAGCAGGACTTTCAGAGGCTGTTTTGCATGAGCGTTGAAGTTGCCAAGGAGCGCTGGAACTTTGACTTTCAGAGGGACCAGCCGGCCCCTGGCTCCATTGAGTGGGAGGAGCTGCCATGCCAGGATGTGCCGGCGTTCTACCGTAGCTGTGTCGTGAGGGCTGGTATGGCGAGGTTTAGAGGTGGTTCACCTGCAACTACTGCAACAGAGAAACATGTGGAGCTGCGGAGTAAAGATAAATTGAGAGGAACCAAGCCAGAGACGAGGATGACTGCAAGTTTGAGGGTTAAACGCAAACAAGCCAACATCACAG ACTTTTTCAGAGTGACAAAGAAAAGGCTTCTTCATCATAAAAACTCGTAA